The Lacipirellula parvula genome window below encodes:
- a CDS encoding serine/threonine-protein kinase → MPTPLALPRLFQVMTANEFIDLVRRSQLVEEDQLTKALGAVAAKNGHRLPEDADPIAAAMVEAGVLTEWQSEKLLAGKHKGFMLGKYKLLRHLGKGGMSQVYLAEHMLMKRKVAIKVLPSNRVEDSTYLERFRTEARAAAKLDDPNIVRVYDIDNDGKTHYIVMEFVDGRDLHVLVKEDGPLGYERAADYIAQVARGIAHAHEMGLVHRDIKPANCMVTKHDVVKLLDMGLARLIDDEASLTLENNENVLGTADYLAPEQALNSHKADARADIYSLGCTLYFLLTGHPPFPEGTISERLLKHQVEQAPSILKDRPDAPSILVSICNRMMAKRADERYQTANEVVEQLTEWLADRGIAVGDSGKRKDPSGSGAGGGLGSDVFRRFAASMSKVGNDSGNRAPAPPSGSGGRKPAVVAVPVRPEPEEEMELALLEDEPPQKVVIPQPPPTTTPSPSSTVNGSAPSAPKPPEKPKKVKSLFEEEFDAARASQPKVRPQRREGEFDPLRPPGFSGPSYGPPAWVFAAIGVGVFAVIGIVAAVLLGVF, encoded by the coding sequence GTGCCGACGCCCCTCGCGCTCCCACGGCTGTTCCAAGTCATGACGGCGAACGAATTTATCGATCTGGTGCGACGCAGCCAGCTGGTCGAGGAAGACCAGCTGACGAAGGCGCTTGGCGCCGTCGCCGCCAAGAACGGCCATCGCCTGCCGGAAGATGCCGACCCGATTGCCGCCGCGATGGTGGAGGCCGGGGTCCTCACCGAATGGCAATCGGAGAAACTGCTCGCCGGCAAGCACAAGGGCTTCATGCTCGGCAAGTACAAGCTCTTGCGGCATCTCGGCAAAGGGGGGATGAGCCAGGTCTACCTCGCTGAGCATATGCTCATGAAGCGGAAGGTGGCGATCAAGGTTCTGCCCTCGAACCGAGTGGAAGATTCGACCTACCTCGAACGCTTCCGCACCGAAGCCCGTGCCGCGGCGAAGCTAGACGACCCGAACATCGTGCGGGTCTACGACATCGACAACGATGGTAAGACCCATTACATCGTGATGGAGTTCGTCGATGGTCGCGATTTGCACGTGCTGGTGAAAGAGGATGGCCCGCTCGGCTATGAGCGGGCGGCTGATTACATTGCTCAGGTGGCGCGAGGCATCGCCCATGCCCACGAGATGGGGCTGGTGCATCGCGACATCAAGCCGGCCAACTGCATGGTCACGAAGCACGACGTCGTGAAGCTGCTCGACATGGGCCTGGCGCGGCTGATCGACGACGAAGCGTCGCTCACGCTCGAAAACAACGAGAACGTGCTCGGCACGGCCGACTATCTGGCGCCTGAGCAGGCGCTCAATAGCCACAAGGCCGACGCGCGGGCCGACATTTATAGTTTGGGCTGCACGCTCTACTTCCTGCTTACGGGGCATCCGCCCTTTCCGGAAGGGACGATTTCGGAGCGGTTGCTGAAGCATCAGGTCGAGCAAGCGCCGAGCATTCTGAAGGATCGCCCCGACGCGCCGTCGATTTTGGTGAGCATTTGCAACCGGATGATGGCCAAGCGGGCTGACGAACGCTATCAAACGGCCAACGAAGTCGTCGAGCAATTGACCGAATGGCTCGCGGACCGCGGCATTGCCGTCGGCGACAGCGGCAAGCGGAAAGACCCGAGCGGGTCGGGTGCTGGCGGCGGACTTGGCAGCGACGTCTTCCGCCGGTTCGCGGCGTCGATGAGCAAGGTCGGGAACGACTCGGGGAATCGCGCGCCGGCGCCGCCTTCGGGCAGCGGCGGACGCAAGCCGGCGGTCGTCGCCGTGCCGGTGCGGCCCGAGCCGGAAGAAGAGATGGAACTCGCGTTGCTCGAGGACGAACCGCCGCAGAAGGTGGTGATTCCGCAGCCGCCGCCAACGACAACCCCGTCGCCATCGTCGACGGTGAACGGCTCCGCTCCGTCGGCGCCGAAGCCGCCGGAGAAGCCGAAGAAGGTGAAGTCGCTCTTCGAGGAAGAGTTCGACGCCGCCCGTGCCTCGCAACCGAAAGTGCGTCCGCAGCGACGCGAAGGGGAATTCGATCCGTTGCGGCCGCCCGGATTCTCAGGCCCGAGTTATGGCCCGCCGGCGTGGGTGTTCGCCGCGATTGGCGTGGGCGTGTTCGCCGTAATCGGCATCGTCGCGGCGGTGCTGCTCGGCGTGTTCTAG
- the preA gene encoding NAD-dependent dihydropyrimidine dehydrogenase subunit PreA, with translation MPTLETTVDGLKLPNPFVIGSGPPGTNGNVIGKAFEEGWGAVICKTISLDADKVTNVQPRYARLRAQGSDEIIGWENIELISDRPFSVWMDELKAVKDKYPDRILIASIMEEFRKDAWVEIVERCEAVGVDAFELNFSCPHGLPERKMGSAMGENPEILEEVSCWVNAVATKPVWAKMTPNVTHIEDPARAAFRAECEGVSAINTIRSVLGVNLDTLRPEPSVEGYTTPGGYSCRAVLPIALRMVMEISQVIRKEFPGRSISGIGGVETGEDAAQFILLGADTVQVCTGVMKHGYGMIKPLCESLLAFMEKHKFERIEDFRGHSLPYFTTHADLVKRQAEARAAAKAKHDAEKMIRADDQWRGDDFVKQSDALARG, from the coding sequence ATGCCTACTCTAGAAACCACCGTCGACGGCCTGAAGCTGCCTAACCCCTTCGTCATCGGCTCGGGCCCGCCAGGGACCAACGGCAACGTTATTGGCAAGGCCTTCGAAGAAGGCTGGGGCGCCGTCATTTGCAAGACGATCAGCCTCGACGCCGACAAGGTCACCAACGTCCAACCCCGCTACGCGCGCCTCCGCGCGCAAGGTTCTGACGAAATCATCGGCTGGGAGAACATCGAGCTCATCAGCGATCGCCCCTTCAGCGTTTGGATGGATGAACTGAAGGCGGTGAAGGACAAGTACCCTGACCGCATCCTGATCGCGTCAATCATGGAAGAGTTCCGCAAAGATGCCTGGGTCGAAATCGTCGAACGCTGCGAAGCGGTCGGCGTCGATGCCTTTGAGCTCAATTTCTCCTGCCCGCACGGGTTGCCGGAGCGCAAGATGGGCTCGGCGATGGGCGAGAATCCCGAGATTCTCGAAGAAGTCTCCTGCTGGGTGAACGCCGTCGCGACGAAGCCGGTGTGGGCGAAGATGACGCCGAACGTCACTCACATCGAAGACCCCGCCCGCGCCGCGTTCCGCGCCGAGTGCGAAGGGGTGAGCGCGATCAACACGATCCGCAGCGTGCTAGGCGTGAACCTCGACACGCTGCGGCCTGAGCCGAGCGTTGAAGGTTACACTACCCCCGGCGGTTACTCTTGCCGCGCGGTGCTGCCGATCGCGCTGCGAATGGTGATGGAGATCTCGCAAGTCATTCGCAAGGAATTCCCCGGCCGCTCGATCAGCGGCATCGGCGGCGTCGAGACCGGCGAAGACGCGGCCCAGTTCATCCTGCTCGGCGCCGACACCGTGCAAGTCTGCACCGGCGTGATGAAGCATGGCTACGGCATGATCAAGCCGCTGTGCGAGAGCCTCCTCGCGTTCATGGAAAAGCACAAGTTCGAGCGGATCGAAGACTTCCGCGGCCACAGCCTACCGTACTTTACGACGCACGCCGATCTCGTGAAGCGACAAGCCGAAGCCCGCGCCGCCGCGAAGGCGAAGCACGATGCGGAGAAGATGATTCGCGCCGACGATCAATGGCGCGGCGATGACTTCGTCAAACAGAGCGACGCCCTCGCCCGCGGCTAG
- a CDS encoding GxxExxY protein, producing MVHSELTERIIRCAYEVHNTLGTGFLESVYERSLLIELRHAGLRAQQQAPLDVFYRDEVVGQFFADIIVEDKIVVELKACERLAKAHEVQLVNYLVATGLPVGLLMNFGAESVEVRRKVRDLPATSC from the coding sequence ATGGTTCATTCGGAACTAACTGAGCGAATCATTCGATGTGCATACGAAGTCCACAATACGCTTGGGACGGGATTTCTGGAGTCGGTTTACGAACGAAGTTTGCTGATTGAGCTGAGACATGCAGGACTTCGTGCACAGCAACAAGCCCCTCTGGACGTTTTCTATCGTGACGAAGTCGTCGGGCAGTTCTTCGCCGATATCATTGTTGAAGACAAAATAGTCGTCGAGTTGAAGGCGTGCGAACGTCTTGCCAAAGCACATGAAGTTCAGTTAGTGAATTACTTGGTAGCGACTGGCTTGCCTGTCGGCCTGCTGATGAACTTTGGCGCCGAGTCCGTCGAGGTTCGCCGCAAAGTTCGTGACCTTCCTGCGACATCCTGTTAA
- a CDS encoding aspartate aminotransferase family protein — MPTESRASLPIIDHTPAPYDGPSKSEVLALRQQYLTPGLITYYRDPLLLVEGHMQYLWDETGKRYLDAFAGIVTVSVGHCHPDIVKKVQEQVGKLQHVTTIYLHPTIGEFGQKLAEHFPDGSGLTQTYFTNSGSEANEIAILSAREFTGNQEVISLRNCYHGGTQATMALTAHSTWKFKQNPTINVKNALAPYCYRCPYGLEYPSCGLKCAKDVENVIKYETSGQVAAFIAESIQGVGGAVTPPPGYFEIVYDIVRKAGGLCIADEVQSGFGRTGDHFWGFENYGVTPDMVTMAKGIGNGAPLGACTTRPEIAAMMKNRIHFNTYGGNPISMTQGLATLEVIDRDQIQQNAKNIGEHLKNRLLELQERHPLIGDVRGKGLMLGVELVRDRKTKEPANTEAADVMERTKERGLIIGKGGLFGNTLRIKPPMCLNKDDADFLVDCLDECLALTAKPN, encoded by the coding sequence GTGCCCACCGAATCTCGCGCTTCGTTGCCGATCATCGACCACACGCCCGCCCCCTACGACGGGCCCTCGAAGTCCGAAGTCCTCGCCCTCCGGCAGCAGTACCTCACGCCGGGGCTCATCACTTACTACCGCGATCCGCTGCTGTTGGTTGAAGGCCACATGCAGTACCTGTGGGACGAGACAGGCAAGCGGTACCTCGACGCCTTCGCGGGGATCGTCACCGTCTCGGTCGGCCACTGCCATCCCGACATCGTCAAGAAGGTGCAAGAGCAAGTCGGCAAGCTGCAGCATGTCACGACGATCTACCTCCACCCGACGATCGGCGAGTTCGGCCAGAAACTCGCCGAGCATTTCCCCGACGGCAGCGGCCTGACGCAAACCTACTTCACCAACTCCGGCAGTGAGGCGAACGAGATCGCCATTCTCTCGGCCCGCGAGTTCACCGGCAACCAAGAGGTGATCAGCCTCCGCAACTGCTACCACGGCGGCACGCAGGCGACGATGGCCCTCACGGCCCACAGCACCTGGAAGTTCAAGCAGAACCCGACGATCAACGTCAAGAACGCGCTCGCCCCCTACTGCTATCGCTGCCCCTACGGGCTCGAATATCCGAGTTGCGGGCTGAAGTGCGCGAAGGACGTCGAGAACGTCATCAAGTACGAAACAAGCGGCCAAGTCGCCGCGTTCATCGCCGAGTCGATCCAAGGCGTCGGCGGCGCCGTGACGCCGCCCCCCGGCTACTTCGAGATCGTCTACGACATCGTCCGCAAAGCGGGCGGCCTCTGCATTGCCGACGAGGTGCAAAGCGGCTTCGGCCGCACCGGCGACCACTTCTGGGGCTTCGAAAACTACGGCGTCACGCCCGACATGGTGACGATGGCCAAGGGCATCGGCAACGGCGCCCCGCTCGGCGCCTGCACCACGCGGCCTGAAATCGCCGCGATGATGAAGAACCGCATCCACTTCAATACGTACGGCGGCAACCCGATCTCGATGACGCAAGGCCTCGCCACGCTCGAAGTGATCGATCGCGATCAGATTCAGCAAAATGCCAAGAACATCGGCGAGCACTTGAAGAATCGCCTGCTGGAACTGCAAGAACGTCACCCGCTGATCGGCGACGTCCGCGGCAAGGGCCTGATGCTCGGCGTCGAACTCGTTCGCGATCGCAAGACAAAAGAGCCCGCCAACACCGAAGCGGCCGACGTCATGGAACGGACCAAAGAACGCGGCCTGATCATCGGCAAAGGCGGCCTCTTCGGCAATACGCTCCGCATCAAACCGCCGATGTGCCTCAACAAAGACGACGCCGACTTTCTGGTCGATTGTCTTGATGAATGCCTTGCTCTGACCGCAAAACCTAATTGA
- a CDS encoding NCS1 family nucleobase:cation symporter-1: MSAPASQSVVDGLVETSVDLSQSPYYSHDMAPTTRTERRWGMRDIAVLWISMSACIPTYMLASSLIDGGMDWRQAVLTVFLGNVIVLIPMVLNAHAGTKYGIPFPVYCRSSFGILGANVPALLRALVACGWFGIQTWIGGEAIYTLLKEFFPAWGELPLLFADVSDPQSKGLGINGAQLTCFLAFWLVNMFVIYKGIESIRLLLNVKAPLLIVLGLALLAWAYDAAGGFGEMLTRPSQFAEGGVKAGKFWGFFVLALTGNVSFWATLALNIPDFSRYARSQRDQVLGQAIGLPTTMGLYSFIGVAVTSAATVIYKNLPADQAKKLWDPVFLLSLFENRAVLIVAMVSLAIATLATNIAANVVSPANDFAHLWPRKISFRIGGFITGVIGIFIQPWHLVANGDVYIGKWLVGYSLLLGAVGGVLIADYVALRRMQLDLAGLYRKNGPYWYVNGINPLALASLLLGMSLCVPGFMAQLGYIWLAGDLNAPQGAETWPSIWGDLYSYAWFTSFGAAFVSYLALMLTFGRKFRR, translated from the coding sequence ATGTCCGCCCCCGCGTCGCAGTCGGTCGTCGACGGCTTGGTCGAGACCAGCGTCGATCTTTCGCAGTCGCCCTACTACAGCCACGACATGGCGCCGACGACGCGGACCGAGCGACGATGGGGGATGCGCGACATCGCCGTGCTGTGGATCAGCATGTCGGCGTGCATTCCGACCTACATGTTGGCGTCCTCGCTAATCGACGGCGGCATGGACTGGCGGCAGGCGGTGCTGACGGTGTTTCTCGGCAACGTCATCGTGCTGATTCCGATGGTGCTGAACGCTCACGCGGGGACGAAGTACGGCATTCCGTTTCCTGTGTACTGCCGCTCAAGCTTCGGGATCCTCGGCGCCAACGTGCCGGCGCTGCTGCGAGCGCTCGTGGCATGCGGGTGGTTTGGCATTCAGACGTGGATTGGCGGCGAGGCGATCTACACGCTGCTCAAAGAGTTCTTCCCTGCGTGGGGAGAGTTGCCGCTGCTGTTCGCAGACGTCAGCGATCCGCAGAGTAAAGGCTTGGGAATCAACGGCGCCCAGCTGACGTGCTTCTTGGCATTCTGGCTGGTGAATATGTTCGTCATCTATAAGGGAATCGAGTCGATTCGCTTGCTGCTGAACGTGAAAGCGCCGCTGCTGATCGTCCTGGGGCTGGCGCTGCTCGCGTGGGCGTACGACGCGGCCGGCGGATTCGGCGAGATGCTGACGCGGCCCTCGCAGTTCGCCGAAGGGGGAGTGAAGGCAGGGAAGTTTTGGGGCTTCTTCGTTCTCGCGCTGACCGGCAACGTGAGCTTCTGGGCGACGCTCGCGCTCAACATTCCCGACTTCAGCCGCTATGCGCGTTCGCAGCGCGATCAAGTGCTGGGGCAGGCCATCGGGTTGCCGACGACGATGGGACTCTACTCCTTCATTGGCGTGGCAGTCACCTCGGCGGCGACGGTGATCTACAAAAACCTGCCGGCGGACCAAGCGAAAAAACTGTGGGACCCGGTCTTCTTGCTGTCATTGTTTGAGAATCGCGCGGTGCTGATCGTGGCGATGGTTTCGCTGGCGATCGCCACGCTGGCGACGAACATCGCGGCCAACGTGGTGAGCCCCGCGAACGACTTCGCCCACCTGTGGCCGCGGAAGATTTCGTTCCGCATCGGCGGGTTCATCACCGGCGTGATCGGGATTTTCATTCAGCCGTGGCACTTGGTCGCCAACGGCGACGTGTACATTGGCAAGTGGCTCGTCGGCTATTCGCTGCTGTTGGGCGCCGTGGGCGGGGTGCTGATTGCCGACTACGTAGCGCTGCGGCGGATGCAGCTCGACCTGGCGGGGCTCTATCGCAAAAACGGACCGTATTGGTACGTGAACGGCATCAATCCGCTGGCGCTCGCGTCGCTGCTGCTCGGCATGTCGCTGTGCGTGCCGGGGTTTATGGCGCAGCTTGGCTACATCTGGCTGGCCGGCGATTTGAACGCTCCGCAAGGCGCCGAGACTTGGCCGTCGATCTGGGGCGATCTCTACAGCTACGCATGGTTCACGAGCTTTGGGGCGGCGTTTGTTTCGTACCTGGCGTTGATGCTGACGTTTGGGCGAAAGTTTCGGCGCTAA
- a CDS encoding nitrilase-related carbon-nitrogen hydrolase, with product MPRTVRGGLIQATLCESATAPVAKIKQSMIDKHLAMIAQAADKGAQVVCLQELFYGPYFCAEQQTKWYDLVERIPDGPTTKLMCEVAKKHGIVLVVPIYEEEISGLYYNTASVIDADGTYLGKFRKIHIPQVNPGFWEKFYFRPGNLGYPVFDTAVGKVGVYICYDRHFPEGARCLGLNGAEIVFNPSATVAGLSEYLWKLEQPAHAAANGYWVGAINRPGWEDPWRIGEFYGQSYFCNPRGQIIAEGCRDKDDIVIADIDMDLIREVRNTWQFYRDRRPETYGAITAP from the coding sequence ATGCCTCGCACTGTCCGCGGCGGTTTGATCCAAGCCACTCTCTGCGAATCAGCCACGGCGCCAGTCGCCAAGATCAAGCAGTCGATGATCGACAAGCACCTCGCGATGATCGCCCAAGCCGCCGACAAAGGCGCGCAGGTCGTCTGCCTCCAGGAACTCTTCTACGGCCCCTACTTCTGTGCTGAACAGCAAACGAAGTGGTACGACCTCGTCGAACGGATCCCCGATGGTCCGACGACGAAGCTCATGTGCGAAGTCGCCAAGAAGCATGGCATCGTCCTCGTCGTGCCGATTTACGAAGAGGAAATCTCGGGCCTCTACTACAACACGGCGAGCGTCATCGACGCCGACGGCACGTACCTCGGCAAGTTTCGCAAGATCCACATCCCGCAGGTGAACCCCGGCTTCTGGGAGAAGTTTTACTTCCGCCCGGGCAACCTCGGATATCCGGTGTTCGACACCGCCGTCGGCAAGGTCGGCGTTTACATTTGCTACGACCGCCACTTCCCCGAAGGCGCCCGCTGCCTCGGCCTCAATGGGGCTGAAATTGTCTTCAATCCCTCGGCCACTGTCGCCGGCTTGAGCGAATACCTGTGGAAGCTCGAACAACCGGCCCACGCCGCTGCCAACGGCTACTGGGTCGGCGCGATTAACCGCCCCGGTTGGGAAGACCCGTGGCGGATCGGCGAGTTCTACGGCCAAAGCTACTTCTGCAACCCGCGCGGCCAAATTATTGCCGAGGGCTGCCGCGACAAGGACGACATCGTCATTGCCGACATCGACATGGACCTCATCCGCGAGGTGCGGAACACGTGGCAGTTCTACCGCGACCGCCGGCCGGAAACTTACGGCGCGATCACGGCGCCGTAG
- a CDS encoding CoA-acylating methylmalonate-semialdehyde dehydrogenase yields MATATTVDVVPSFSAGQWRRDASARSGEVFNPSTGKLIARVPLATAAETGAVVRAAKAALADWAETPAVERARVMFQFRHLMAAKFEELAALVTREHGKTLAESRAEVQRGLEMVEFACSVPTMLMGDTLPNIAGGVDAETNRHPVGVCVGITPYNFPCMVPLWMIPVAIACGNTFVLKPSEKVPLSAVRLGELLEEAGLPAGVFNIVHGDKECVDTLLTHPDVAAISFVGSTAIAKYIYEVGTKHGKRVQAAGGAKNHLIIMPDADLDQSVKALAASAYGCAGQRCMAGSVAVAVGKIADPLVDELCSYAGNFKVGPTDGNEAVDMGPVIRAEHRDRVASYLDVAKQEGATVPLDGRRDFAGDGFLLGPSVVDRVEPKMRLAQEEIFGPVLSVVRADSLDAALEVGRNCPYGNGASIFTRDGYAAREFKHRFNAGMIGINVGVPAPMAWFPFTGWNQSFFGDLHIQGTESVHFYTRQKMTLTRWFKSSADSFQDPVWKTVRKG; encoded by the coding sequence ATGGCGACTGCGACCACCGTTGACGTTGTTCCCTCCTTCTCCGCCGGCCAGTGGCGGCGTGATGCATCAGCCCGTAGCGGCGAGGTGTTTAATCCTTCGACGGGGAAGTTGATCGCGCGGGTGCCGCTCGCGACGGCGGCGGAGACTGGCGCCGTGGTGCGGGCTGCTAAAGCGGCCCTCGCCGATTGGGCGGAGACGCCGGCGGTGGAGCGGGCGCGGGTGATGTTTCAATTTCGCCACTTGATGGCGGCGAAGTTCGAGGAACTTGCCGCCCTTGTCACGCGCGAGCATGGCAAGACGCTCGCCGAGTCGCGGGCCGAGGTGCAGCGCGGGCTCGAAATGGTCGAGTTCGCTTGCTCCGTGCCGACGATGCTGATGGGCGACACGCTGCCGAACATTGCCGGCGGCGTCGACGCCGAAACAAACCGCCACCCGGTCGGCGTGTGCGTCGGCATCACCCCGTACAACTTTCCGTGCATGGTGCCGCTGTGGATGATTCCGGTGGCGATCGCCTGCGGCAACACGTTCGTGCTGAAGCCGTCGGAAAAAGTGCCGCTGTCGGCGGTGCGGCTGGGCGAGTTGTTGGAAGAAGCAGGCCTGCCGGCGGGCGTGTTCAATATCGTTCACGGCGATAAGGAGTGCGTCGATACGCTGCTGACGCACCCCGACGTCGCGGCGATTTCGTTCGTCGGATCGACGGCGATCGCGAAGTACATTTACGAAGTCGGCACGAAGCATGGCAAGCGGGTGCAAGCGGCCGGCGGCGCGAAGAACCACCTCATCATCATGCCCGACGCTGATCTCGATCAGTCGGTGAAGGCGCTGGCCGCGAGTGCTTACGGTTGCGCGGGGCAACGTTGCATGGCGGGGAGCGTCGCGGTGGCGGTCGGTAAGATCGCCGATCCGCTGGTCGATGAGCTGTGCTCGTACGCTGGCAATTTTAAAGTGGGGCCGACCGACGGCAACGAAGCGGTCGATATGGGGCCCGTCATTCGTGCGGAGCATCGCGATCGCGTCGCGAGCTACCTCGACGTCGCCAAGCAGGAAGGGGCGACCGTGCCGCTCGACGGCCGCCGCGACTTTGCGGGCGACGGGTTTTTGCTCGGCCCGAGCGTCGTCGATCGCGTCGAGCCGAAGATGCGGTTGGCTCAGGAAGAAATCTTCGGACCGGTGCTGTCGGTGGTTCGCGCCGACTCGCTCGATGCGGCGCTCGAAGTCGGCCGCAACTGCCCGTACGGCAACGGCGCCTCGATCTTCACTCGCGACGGCTACGCGGCGCGGGAATTCAAGCACCGCTTCAACGCCGGCATGATCGGCATCAACGTCGGCGTCCCGGCGCCGATGGCTTGGTTCCCGTTCACCGGCTGGAACCAGTCGTTCTTCGGCGACCTGCACATTCAGGGGACCGAGAGCGTTCACTTCTACACGCGGCAGAAGATGACGCTCACCCGCTGGTTCAAGAGCTCGGCGGATTCTTTCCAGGATCCGGTTTGGAAGACTGTTCGCAAGGGCTGA